The genomic stretch CGCCTCAACGCTTCCGTCGCGCTATTAGTCTGGCGCCTGTCTGGTTCACAGACGCAGGGAACCGCCATACCGTCGTTCAAGACAACCTCACAGGAGTGATTATGAAGATTATCAACGCCGCCCTGCGCCATCAGGCCGGGCTTCACACGCTGCAACTGCAGGACGGCCTGATTGCCGCGATGGTCCCCCAGCCCGCCATGCTGCCCGCCACGCCGGATACCATCGACGCCGCCGGGCAACTAGCGCTCCCGCCGCTGGTGGAACCGCATATTCACCTTGATGCCGTCCTGACCGCCGGCGAACCGGAATGGAACATGAGCGGCACGCTGTTTGAAGGCATTGAACGCTGGAGCCAGCGCAAGGCCGTCATCACCCACGAAGACACCAAGCGCCGGGCGCATACCGCCATCGGCATGTTGCGCGACCACGGCATCCAGCATGTGCGTACCCACGTCGATGTCACCGACCCGTCGCTGGCGGCGCTGGAAGCCATGCTGGAAGTTAAAGAAGAAGCGAAGGAGCTGATCGACCTGCAAATCGTCGCCTTCCCGCAGGAAGGCATCGAGTCGTACCCGGCAGGTCGCCAGTTGATGGAACGCGCCATCGCACTGGGCGCCGACGTAGTTGGCGGGATTCCCCATTTTGAGAACACCCGTGAACAGGGCGTCAGCTCGGTGAAATTCCTGATGGATCTGGCGGAACGCACCGGTTGTCTGGTGGACGTGCATTGCGACGAAACCGACGATCCGAACTCGCG from Dickeya fangzhongdai encodes the following:
- the codA gene encoding cytosine deaminase, with the protein product MKIINAALRHQAGLHTLQLQDGLIAAMVPQPAMLPATPDTIDAAGQLALPPLVEPHIHLDAVLTAGEPEWNMSGTLFEGIERWSQRKAVITHEDTKRRAHTAIGMLRDHGIQHVRTHVDVTDPSLAALEAMLEVKEEAKELIDLQIVAFPQEGIESYPAGRQLMERAIALGADVVGGIPHFENTREQGVSSVKFLMDLAERTGCLVDVHCDETDDPNSRFLEVLAEETRVRNMGARVTASHTVAMGSYDNAYCSKLFRLLRRSGINFVSCPTESIHLQGRFDTFPKRRGVTRVAELDRAGMNVCFGQDSIKDPWYPLGNGNILRILDAGLHICHMMGYQDLQRCLDFVTDNSAKALHLGDGYGLAVGRPANLLILDAENDYEAVRRQAKARLSIRHGKVIMQREPELIRYPNRQPD